One window from the genome of Plasmodium relictum strain SGS1 genome assembly, chromosome: 12 encodes:
- the CPN20 gene encoding 20 kDa chaperonin, putative has translation MKLTVLMYFAIIFLSSTLTKKISLSNNLNFVNTNPKQFKRSSTSLRATEYKIDNKIIRGPLTPLNEFILIEKDEAYDTTDSGVFIGDTLKKNQYVGTVLSVGTGAINTKNGQRIPIDVEVGDIVIFNPSDGNKIKYNDKECLLISNEEILGKLKDSTEINPFNITPLYDRVLIKLINVNISSDSLIFLPESKNSEKVNDGLVISIGNGIYDDNNQKIPIDVQRNDYIRFSPFSNESCEFTYKNEKYTFVKARYIMAKY, from the exons atgAAACTTACAGTATTAATGTATTTTGCTATTATCTTTTTAAGTAGTACTTTAACGAAAAAAATTAGCTTAAGTAATAATTTA aattttgTAAATACTAATCCTAAGCAATTCAAAAGAAGTTCAACAAGTTTAAGAGCAACAG aatataaaatagataataaaataattagagGCCCTTTAACCCctttaaatgaatttattttgATTGAAAAAGATGAAGCGTATGATACAACAGATTCAGGAGTTTTTATTGGAGATACc ctaAAAAAGAATCAATATGTAGGAACAGTTTTAAGTGTTGGAACTGGTGCAATTAACACAAAAAATGG acAACGAATACCAATAGATGTTGAAGTTGGGGATATAGTAATTTTTAATCCAAGTGACGGAAATAAA ataaaatataatgacAAAGAATGCTTATTAATatcaaatgaagaaatattgGGAAAACTAAAGGATTCTACTGAAATAAACCCTTTTAATATAACTCCTTTGTATGATCGtgtattaattaaattaataaatgtaaACATTAGTTCGgattcattaatatttttgcCGGAATCAAAAAATAGCGAAAAAGTTAATGATGGCTTGGTTATATCTATAGGAAATGGAATATATGATGATAATAACCAAAAAATACCTATAGACGTACAAAGGAATGATTATATAAGATTTTCACCTTTTTCTAATGAAAGTTGTGaatttacatataaaaatgaaaaatatacttttgtTAAAGCTAGATATATAATGGCTAAATATTAG